CTCTCGGGCGAGCGAGTGAGGGCTAAGGATTTAGCGGACGGTATCGGTGCCTCTGAGGCCCACATGGCCAAGGTCTTTCAGAAACTGGTGAAGGCAGGATTGGTCAGCTCGGTCAGAGGTCCATCAGGAGGCTTTGATCTGGCCTTTCTCCCTAAGGAGATATCCCTGATGGATATATACAGGGCCATAGAGGGTGACGACCGATCAGGGTGTCTCCTGGGAGGCCGAAAATGTCCCTTTAAGAGGTGTATCTTCGGTGACATGCCCGATAGTTTTGAGAGGGAGTTCCGGTCCAGAATGGAGAATACCTCACTGGCCGATCTGGTAGAAGAGGGGTAGGGGCTAAATTGAGAGGGGAAAGGTTTATGTCGGGAAAAACAGTGAGAAGGATCATAGTCATAGACAGGGAAAAGTGCGATGGGTGTGCCCTCTGCGCCCAGGCCTGCCACGAAGGGGCCATTCAGATGGTGGACGGTAAGGCGGAACTGGTTAGTGATAGCTATTGCGACGGCCTTGGGGACTGTATAGGGGAGTGCCCAGTAGGGGCCATCTCCTTCGAGGAGAGGGAGGCCGCTCCCTACGACGAGGATGCGGTAAAAAAGCATATTGGAGCCTGCCAGAGCTGTCCTGGCACCATGGCTCGGTCCATAGGACATGTCGAGACCGTCGAGGAGAGCTCCAATGTGGCCCCTCCACCGTCCAGACTAGCCAATTGGCCGGTCCAGTTGAAGCTGGTGCCGGAGAACGCTCCCTACCTTCAGGGATCCCACATAGTCATAGCGGCGGACTGCACCGCCTTCGCCCACCCCGATTTTCACAGGGTTTTCTTAGGGGATGGAAAGGTATGTCTGGTGGGGTGTCCTAAACTGGACGACTCTGAGGCCTACAGGGAGAAAATCGCCAGGATCATCTCCGCCAACGGATCTAAGGCGGTTACGGTGGTCTATATGGAGGTTCCCTGTTGTGGCGGCATGGTCCGGCTGGTGGAGGCCGCCATAGAGGCCGCTATGGTCGATCTGGATTACACCAAGGTAAAGCTGGCTTTACAGGGCGACGAACTGGCCAGAGAGAGCGTGAGATACCGCTTTTCCCGCTGAGGCTAAGGAAA
The uncultured Dethiosulfovibrio sp. genome window above contains:
- a CDS encoding Rrf2 family transcriptional regulator — protein: MGIFHVTEAVSLGLHGMGLLALSGERVRAKDLADGIGASEAHMAKVFQKLVKAGLVSSVRGPSGGFDLAFLPKEISLMDIYRAIEGDDRSGCLLGGRKCPFKRCIFGDMPDSFEREFRSRMENTSLADLVEEG
- a CDS encoding 4Fe-4S dicluster domain-containing protein, with the translated sequence MSGKTVRRIIVIDREKCDGCALCAQACHEGAIQMVDGKAELVSDSYCDGLGDCIGECPVGAISFEEREAAPYDEDAVKKHIGACQSCPGTMARSIGHVETVEESSNVAPPPSRLANWPVQLKLVPENAPYLQGSHIVIAADCTAFAHPDFHRVFLGDGKVCLVGCPKLDDSEAYREKIARIISANGSKAVTVVYMEVPCCGGMVRLVEAAIEAAMVDLDYTKVKLALQGDELARESVRYRFSR